The Sulfitobacter sp. SK011 genome has a window encoding:
- the argE gene encoding acetylornithine deacetylase, with product MAERMTPFALMEKLISFPTVSRDTNIPLIDWVAGYLDGHGIESHRYIDPEQPKHALFAHVGPWEEGAIVLSGHTDVVPVDGQPWDTDPFSVVEKNGKYYGRGTCDMKGFDALALWALVEAHHAGVKRPLQIALSFDEEVGCTGAPPMIKAMQPVLPKGSAVIVGEPSTMQAVTGHKGGTGFNTHVVGFEVHSSLLHTGVNAIMAGAKLIEWANEMNTENMGRKPSALAAMFDPPFTTVHVGMIEGGTAHNITAKDCFFAMDFRVVPGENKDAWGTAYLKKVREVEKQMQKVVADTRIEVTPRFDVPALEPEEDGEAETLVRQITGDNASHKVSYGTEAGQFQEAGYSAVICGPGDIAQAHQPNEFIEVAQFNAGHDFMRKLVARLQS from the coding sequence ATGGCAGAACGCATGACCCCCTTTGCGTTGATGGAAAAGTTGATCAGCTTTCCCACAGTCAGCCGTGATACCAACATCCCGCTGATTGACTGGGTTGCCGGTTATCTGGACGGTCACGGGATCGAAAGCCACCGCTACATCGATCCAGAACAGCCCAAACATGCACTTTTTGCCCATGTTGGCCCATGGGAAGAAGGCGCAATTGTACTTTCCGGTCACACGGATGTGGTGCCTGTTGACGGCCAGCCATGGGACACTGACCCGTTCAGCGTGGTTGAAAAGAATGGCAAGTACTACGGGCGGGGCACCTGTGACATGAAAGGGTTCGACGCGCTGGCTCTTTGGGCGCTGGTTGAGGCGCATCATGCGGGGGTGAAACGTCCACTGCAAATCGCGCTCAGCTTTGATGAGGAAGTCGGATGTACCGGCGCGCCGCCGATGATCAAAGCCATGCAGCCGGTTTTGCCCAAAGGGTCGGCGGTGATTGTCGGTGAGCCGTCAACCATGCAGGCTGTGACCGGGCATAAGGGGGGTACCGGTTTCAACACCCATGTGGTTGGGTTCGAGGTTCATTCATCACTGTTGCACACCGGCGTCAACGCGATCATGGCGGGGGCCAAGCTGATTGAATGGGCCAACGAGATGAACACCGAAAACATGGGCCGCAAACCAAGCGCGCTGGCGGCGATGTTCGATCCGCCCTTCACCACCGTGCATGTCGGTATGATTGAGGGTGGCACGGCGCATAACATCACCGCCAAGGATTGCTTTTTCGCGATGGATTTCCGCGTGGTGCCGGGCGAAAACAAGGATGCCTGGGGCACCGCCTATCTCAAGAAGGTGCGTGAGGTCGAAAAGCAGATGCAAAAGGTGGTGGCAGATACCCGCATCGAGGTGACGCCGCGCTTTGATGTTCCCGCTTTGGAGCCCGAAGAAGACGGTGAGGCGGAAACGCTGGTCCGCCAGATCACAGGTGACAATGCCAGCCATAAGGTCAGCTATGGCACCGAGGCCGGGCAGTTTCAGGAGGCGGGGTATAGTGCGGTCATTTGTGGGCCCGGTGACATCGCGCAGGCCCACCAGCCCAACGAATTCATCGAAGTGGCGCAGTTCAATGCGGGCCATGATTTCATGCGCAAACTGGTGGCGCGGTTGCAAAGCTGA